The following are encoded together in the Lepidochelys kempii isolate rLepKem1 chromosome 7, rLepKem1.hap2, whole genome shotgun sequence genome:
- the C7H10orf88 gene encoding ATPase PAAT isoform X4 has product MRRQDAFKARVGGEKQRVLSVCVLLLPGPEQECRENSLVLERRLNDEKETPCLLYLQCDPHGSEQIVCVGIVSEARNMEVYVGEEYCGTGRGQNVCTIQNDRNDKVTLYKKYLKLEYSTTSCRIKLLSIGERQRVLLTKIVVQVRSVSAKSASDLSSLGSNVDLDRVQTMVESIGSKLSPGAQQLMNMVRLQQKNSFPLGDKLQCIFGKRESVFGDKHTVDGLHNAAAFKGLDQSSDEPFPFKSCLTTETVFGDLKTYTGMNTWIPGRENIPDLETLKTMQQSTPLPGNDFKVMLSSLMQEQASANPNMPSSGLLLPFLQNLCGQVNHLRLDDGNKHFEKSTMDEEEGIQTIGLFIMFICSPISLSIASCLHSSRSLNSFLASATGCLHALSCALSVREDCMSSENVIFQRQVVSGSKVDEEELSVSGVV; this is encoded by the exons atgaggagacaagatgctttcaaagctagagttgggggggagaaacaaagggttctctctgtctgtgtcttgcttttgccgggaccagagcaggaatgcag GGAGAACTCTTTGGTTTTGGAGAGACGTTTAAATGATGAAAAGGAAACTCCCTGCTTACTGTACCTGCAGTGTGATCCTCATGGATCTGAGCAAATAGTCTGTGTTGGAATTGTAAGTGAGGCAAGAAACATGGAAGTATATGTAGGAGAAGAGTATTGTGGAACTGGTAGGGGACAGAATGTCTGCACCATCCAGAATGATAG AAATGACAAGGTTACCTTATACAAAAAGTATCTTAAATTGGAGTACTCCACAACCTCTTGTAGAATTAAG CTGCTTTCCATTGGTGAAAGACAAAGAGTACTCCTAACTAAAATTGTAGTACAAGTAAGATCAGTTTCTGCAAAATCTGCCTCAGATCTTTCTTCATTAGGATCAAACGTAGATCTAGACAGAGTTCAAACTATGGTGGAATCCATTGGGTCAAAGTTATCtccaggtgctcagcagctcaTGAATATGGTTCGACTTCAGCAGAAG AACAGTTTTCCTCTTGGAGACAAACTTCAATGTATCTTTGGAAAAAGAGAATCTGTCTTTGGAGACAAGCATACAGTTGATGGATTGCACAATGCAGCTGCTTTTAAAGGATTAGACCAATCATCCGATGAACCCTTTCCTTTTAAAAGTTGTTTGACAACTGAAACAGTTTTTGGAGATTTAAAAACATATACTGGCATGAACACATGGATACCTGGTAGAGAGAATATTCCTGATCTTGAAACACTTAAAACTATGCAACAAAGCACTCCTCTTCCTGGAAATGATTTTAAAGTTATGTTGTCATCGTTAATGCAAGAGCAAGCAAGTGCAAACCCAAATATGCCCAGTTCTGGGCTGCTGCTTCCTTTTCTTCAAAACTTATGTGGTCAAGTAAATCATCTTCGGCTAGACGATGGGAATAAGCATTTTGAGAAGAGTACAATGGATGAAGAGGAAGGCATTCAAACTATTGG acTCTTCATCATgttcatttgctcccccattagcctcagcatcgcgtcctgcctccactcttcgcgctcacttaattctttcctggcctctgccactggatgcctccatgcattaagctgtgccctatcagtgcgggaggactgcatgagctcagaaaacgtCATc
- the C7H10orf88 gene encoding ATPase PAAT isoform X1, with protein MASGSLAGVAATEAGRRSASGPLRHPRIAAGCSWDCASPSSPGGLADTLRLLPEGASDGEALAPPEHGENSLVLERRLNDEKETPCLLYLQCDPHGSEQIVCVGIVSEARNMEVYVGEEYCGTGRGQNVCTIQNDRNDKVTLYKKYLKLEYSTTSCRIKLLSIGERQRVLLTKIVVQVRSVSAKSASDLSSLGSNVDLDRVQTMVESIGSKLSPGAQQLMNMVRLQQKNSFPLGDKLQCIFGKRESVFGDKHTVDGLHNAAAFKGLDQSSDEPFPFKSCLTTETVFGDLKTYTGMNTWIPGRENIPDLETLKTMQQSTPLPGNDFKVMLSSLMQEQASANPNMPSSGLLLPFLQNLCGQVNHLRLDDGNKHFEKSTMDEEEGIQTIGLFIMFICSPISLSIASCLHSSRSLNSFLASATGCLHALSCALSVREDCMSSENVIFQRQVVSGSKVDEEELSVSGVV; from the exons ATGGCGAGCGGCAGCCTGGCGGGCGTTGCGGCAACCGAGGCTGGCCGCCGCAGCGCCAGTGGCCCCCTCCGGCACCCCCGCATCGCTGCCGGCTGCTCCTGGGACTGCGCTTCCCCCTCGTCTCCCGGGGGCCTGGCGGACACCCTGCGTCTCCTTCCCGAGGGAGCCAGTGACGGCGAGGCGCTGGCGCCGCCTGAGCACGG GGAGAACTCTTTGGTTTTGGAGAGACGTTTAAATGATGAAAAGGAAACTCCCTGCTTACTGTACCTGCAGTGTGATCCTCATGGATCTGAGCAAATAGTCTGTGTTGGAATTGTAAGTGAGGCAAGAAACATGGAAGTATATGTAGGAGAAGAGTATTGTGGAACTGGTAGGGGACAGAATGTCTGCACCATCCAGAATGATAG AAATGACAAGGTTACCTTATACAAAAAGTATCTTAAATTGGAGTACTCCACAACCTCTTGTAGAATTAAG CTGCTTTCCATTGGTGAAAGACAAAGAGTACTCCTAACTAAAATTGTAGTACAAGTAAGATCAGTTTCTGCAAAATCTGCCTCAGATCTTTCTTCATTAGGATCAAACGTAGATCTAGACAGAGTTCAAACTATGGTGGAATCCATTGGGTCAAAGTTATCtccaggtgctcagcagctcaTGAATATGGTTCGACTTCAGCAGAAG AACAGTTTTCCTCTTGGAGACAAACTTCAATGTATCTTTGGAAAAAGAGAATCTGTCTTTGGAGACAAGCATACAGTTGATGGATTGCACAATGCAGCTGCTTTTAAAGGATTAGACCAATCATCCGATGAACCCTTTCCTTTTAAAAGTTGTTTGACAACTGAAACAGTTTTTGGAGATTTAAAAACATATACTGGCATGAACACATGGATACCTGGTAGAGAGAATATTCCTGATCTTGAAACACTTAAAACTATGCAACAAAGCACTCCTCTTCCTGGAAATGATTTTAAAGTTATGTTGTCATCGTTAATGCAAGAGCAAGCAAGTGCAAACCCAAATATGCCCAGTTCTGGGCTGCTGCTTCCTTTTCTTCAAAACTTATGTGGTCAAGTAAATCATCTTCGGCTAGACGATGGGAATAAGCATTTTGAGAAGAGTACAATGGATGAAGAGGAAGGCATTCAAACTATTGG acTCTTCATCATgttcatttgctcccccattagcctcagcatcgcgtcctgcctccactcttcgcgctcacttaattctttcctggcctctgccactggatgcctccatgcattaagctgtgccctatcagtgcgggaggactgcatgagctcagaaaacgtCATc
- the C7H10orf88 gene encoding ATPase PAAT isoform X3 — MASGSLAGVAATEAGRRSASGPLRHPRIAAGCSWDCASPSSPGGLADTLRLLPEGASDGEALAPPEHGENSLVLERRLNDEKETPCLLYLQCDPHGSEQIVCVGIVSEARNMEVYVGEEYCGTGRGQNVCTIQNDRNDKVTLYKKYLKLEYSTTSCRIKLLSIGERQRVLLTKIVVQVRSVSAKSASDLSSLGSNVDLDRVQTMVESIGSKLSPGAQQLMNMVRLQQKNSFPLGDKLQCIFGKRESVFGDKHTVDGLHNAAAFKGLDQSSDEPFPFKSCLTTETVFGDLKTYTGMNTWIPGRENIPDLETLKTMQQSTPLPGNDFKVMLSSLMQEQASANPNMPSSGLLLPFLQNLCGQVNHLRLDDGNKHFEKSTMDEEEGIQTIGLSIASCLHSSRSLNSFLASATGCLHALSCALSVREDCMSSENVIFQRQVVSGSKVDEEELSVSGVV; from the exons ATGGCGAGCGGCAGCCTGGCGGGCGTTGCGGCAACCGAGGCTGGCCGCCGCAGCGCCAGTGGCCCCCTCCGGCACCCCCGCATCGCTGCCGGCTGCTCCTGGGACTGCGCTTCCCCCTCGTCTCCCGGGGGCCTGGCGGACACCCTGCGTCTCCTTCCCGAGGGAGCCAGTGACGGCGAGGCGCTGGCGCCGCCTGAGCACGG GGAGAACTCTTTGGTTTTGGAGAGACGTTTAAATGATGAAAAGGAAACTCCCTGCTTACTGTACCTGCAGTGTGATCCTCATGGATCTGAGCAAATAGTCTGTGTTGGAATTGTAAGTGAGGCAAGAAACATGGAAGTATATGTAGGAGAAGAGTATTGTGGAACTGGTAGGGGACAGAATGTCTGCACCATCCAGAATGATAG AAATGACAAGGTTACCTTATACAAAAAGTATCTTAAATTGGAGTACTCCACAACCTCTTGTAGAATTAAG CTGCTTTCCATTGGTGAAAGACAAAGAGTACTCCTAACTAAAATTGTAGTACAAGTAAGATCAGTTTCTGCAAAATCTGCCTCAGATCTTTCTTCATTAGGATCAAACGTAGATCTAGACAGAGTTCAAACTATGGTGGAATCCATTGGGTCAAAGTTATCtccaggtgctcagcagctcaTGAATATGGTTCGACTTCAGCAGAAG AACAGTTTTCCTCTTGGAGACAAACTTCAATGTATCTTTGGAAAAAGAGAATCTGTCTTTGGAGACAAGCATACAGTTGATGGATTGCACAATGCAGCTGCTTTTAAAGGATTAGACCAATCATCCGATGAACCCTTTCCTTTTAAAAGTTGTTTGACAACTGAAACAGTTTTTGGAGATTTAAAAACATATACTGGCATGAACACATGGATACCTGGTAGAGAGAATATTCCTGATCTTGAAACACTTAAAACTATGCAACAAAGCACTCCTCTTCCTGGAAATGATTTTAAAGTTATGTTGTCATCGTTAATGCAAGAGCAAGCAAGTGCAAACCCAAATATGCCCAGTTCTGGGCTGCTGCTTCCTTTTCTTCAAAACTTATGTGGTCAAGTAAATCATCTTCGGCTAGACGATGGGAATAAGCATTTTGAGAAGAGTACAATGGATGAAGAGGAAGGCATTCAAACTATTGG cctcagcatcgcgtcctgcctccactcttcgcgctcacttaattctttcctggcctctgccactggatgcctccatgcattaagctgtgccctatcagtgcgggaggactgcatgagctcagaaaacgtCATc
- the C7H10orf88 gene encoding ATPase PAAT isoform X2 codes for MASGSLAGVAATEAGRRSASGPLRHPRIAAGCSWDCASPSSPGGLADTLRLLPEGASDGEALAPPEHGENSLVLERRLNDEKETPCLLYLQCDPHGSEQIVCVGIVSEARNMEVYVGEEYCGTGRGQNVCTIQNDRNDKVTLYKKYLKLEYSTTSCRIKLLSIGERQRVLLTKIVVQVRSVSAKSASDLSSLGSNVDLDRVQTMVESIGSKLSPGAQQLMNMVRLQQKNSFPLGDKLQCIFGKRESVFGDKHTVDGLHNAAAFKGLDQSSDEPFPFKSCLTTETVFGDLKTYTGMNTWIPGRENIPDLETLKTMQQSTPLPGNDFKVMLSSLMQEQASANPNMPSSGLLLPFLQNLCGQVNHLRLDDGNKHFEKSTMDEEEGIQTIGREQQPICSYLEKVISKNMELMEKKLMDYIDQSMQKLQEHIDTKVVLLMDMVQNSKTNKMSQEHYDSGEGLSNGER; via the exons ATGGCGAGCGGCAGCCTGGCGGGCGTTGCGGCAACCGAGGCTGGCCGCCGCAGCGCCAGTGGCCCCCTCCGGCACCCCCGCATCGCTGCCGGCTGCTCCTGGGACTGCGCTTCCCCCTCGTCTCCCGGGGGCCTGGCGGACACCCTGCGTCTCCTTCCCGAGGGAGCCAGTGACGGCGAGGCGCTGGCGCCGCCTGAGCACGG GGAGAACTCTTTGGTTTTGGAGAGACGTTTAAATGATGAAAAGGAAACTCCCTGCTTACTGTACCTGCAGTGTGATCCTCATGGATCTGAGCAAATAGTCTGTGTTGGAATTGTAAGTGAGGCAAGAAACATGGAAGTATATGTAGGAGAAGAGTATTGTGGAACTGGTAGGGGACAGAATGTCTGCACCATCCAGAATGATAG AAATGACAAGGTTACCTTATACAAAAAGTATCTTAAATTGGAGTACTCCACAACCTCTTGTAGAATTAAG CTGCTTTCCATTGGTGAAAGACAAAGAGTACTCCTAACTAAAATTGTAGTACAAGTAAGATCAGTTTCTGCAAAATCTGCCTCAGATCTTTCTTCATTAGGATCAAACGTAGATCTAGACAGAGTTCAAACTATGGTGGAATCCATTGGGTCAAAGTTATCtccaggtgctcagcagctcaTGAATATGGTTCGACTTCAGCAGAAG AACAGTTTTCCTCTTGGAGACAAACTTCAATGTATCTTTGGAAAAAGAGAATCTGTCTTTGGAGACAAGCATACAGTTGATGGATTGCACAATGCAGCTGCTTTTAAAGGATTAGACCAATCATCCGATGAACCCTTTCCTTTTAAAAGTTGTTTGACAACTGAAACAGTTTTTGGAGATTTAAAAACATATACTGGCATGAACACATGGATACCTGGTAGAGAGAATATTCCTGATCTTGAAACACTTAAAACTATGCAACAAAGCACTCCTCTTCCTGGAAATGATTTTAAAGTTATGTTGTCATCGTTAATGCAAGAGCAAGCAAGTGCAAACCCAAATATGCCCAGTTCTGGGCTGCTGCTTCCTTTTCTTCAAAACTTATGTGGTCAAGTAAATCATCTTCGGCTAGACGATGGGAATAAGCATTTTGAGAAGAGTACAATGGATGAAGAGGAAGGCATTCAAACTATTGG AAGGGAACAGCAGCCTATTTGCTCCTACTTGGAAAAGGTCATATCCAAAAATATGGAACTGATGGAGAAAAAACTAATGGACTATATTGATCAAAGTATGCAGAAACTTCAGGAACATATAGATACTAAAGTTGTTCTGTTAATGGACATGGTTCAAAACTCCAAAACGAACAAAATGTCACAAGAACACTATGACTCTGGAGAAGGACTCTCAAATGGCGAGAGATAG
- the C7H10orf88 gene encoding ATPase PAAT isoform X5 encodes MASGSLAGVAATEAGRRSASGPLRHPRIAAGCSWDCASPSSPGGLADTLRLLPEGASDGEALAPPEHGENSLVLERRLNDEKETPCLLYLQCDPHGSEQIVCVGIVSEARNMEVYVGEEYCGTGRGQNVCTIQNDRNDKVTLYKKYLKLEYSTTSCRIKLLSIGERQRVLLTKIVVQVRSVSAKSASDLSSLGSNVDLDRVQTMVESIGSKLSPGAQQLMNMVRLQQKNSFPLGDKLQCIFGKRESVFGDKHTVDGLHNAAAFKGLDQSSDEPFPFKSCLTTETVFGDLKTYTGMNTWIPGRENIPDLETLKTMQQSTPLPGNDFKVMLSSLMQEQASANPNMPSSGLLLPFLQNLCGQVNHLRLDDGNKHFEKSTMDEEEGIQTIGCLNHIARWCHI; translated from the exons ATGGCGAGCGGCAGCCTGGCGGGCGTTGCGGCAACCGAGGCTGGCCGCCGCAGCGCCAGTGGCCCCCTCCGGCACCCCCGCATCGCTGCCGGCTGCTCCTGGGACTGCGCTTCCCCCTCGTCTCCCGGGGGCCTGGCGGACACCCTGCGTCTCCTTCCCGAGGGAGCCAGTGACGGCGAGGCGCTGGCGCCGCCTGAGCACGG GGAGAACTCTTTGGTTTTGGAGAGACGTTTAAATGATGAAAAGGAAACTCCCTGCTTACTGTACCTGCAGTGTGATCCTCATGGATCTGAGCAAATAGTCTGTGTTGGAATTGTAAGTGAGGCAAGAAACATGGAAGTATATGTAGGAGAAGAGTATTGTGGAACTGGTAGGGGACAGAATGTCTGCACCATCCAGAATGATAG AAATGACAAGGTTACCTTATACAAAAAGTATCTTAAATTGGAGTACTCCACAACCTCTTGTAGAATTAAG CTGCTTTCCATTGGTGAAAGACAAAGAGTACTCCTAACTAAAATTGTAGTACAAGTAAGATCAGTTTCTGCAAAATCTGCCTCAGATCTTTCTTCATTAGGATCAAACGTAGATCTAGACAGAGTTCAAACTATGGTGGAATCCATTGGGTCAAAGTTATCtccaggtgctcagcagctcaTGAATATGGTTCGACTTCAGCAGAAG AACAGTTTTCCTCTTGGAGACAAACTTCAATGTATCTTTGGAAAAAGAGAATCTGTCTTTGGAGACAAGCATACAGTTGATGGATTGCACAATGCAGCTGCTTTTAAAGGATTAGACCAATCATCCGATGAACCCTTTCCTTTTAAAAGTTGTTTGACAACTGAAACAGTTTTTGGAGATTTAAAAACATATACTGGCATGAACACATGGATACCTGGTAGAGAGAATATTCCTGATCTTGAAACACTTAAAACTATGCAACAAAGCACTCCTCTTCCTGGAAATGATTTTAAAGTTATGTTGTCATCGTTAATGCAAGAGCAAGCAAGTGCAAACCCAAATATGCCCAGTTCTGGGCTGCTGCTTCCTTTTCTTCAAAACTTATGTGGTCAAGTAAATCATCTTCGGCTAGACGATGGGAATAAGCATTTTGAGAAGAGTACAATGGATGAAGAGGAAGGCATTCAAACTATTGG atGCTTGAATCATATTGCACGTTGGTGCCATATATAG